The sequence CGGGAAGCGCTGGGTCGTAGAGAAAACCACCCAGATCTTCTTCTCCAAAGGCATCAAGATCGATCCTGTTTGTCCGGTCCTTTAAGATAACCTTTTTCACGGCATCGACGATCTCGCCGCGGCCGCCATAACTCAGGCAGAACGTCAACACCAGCCCGGAGTTGTTCTTTGTCGTCTCCAGGGCCTTGCCCAGAGCCTTGCGGGCCGGTTCATAAAGATCCCCAATGCGGCCGATCGCGTTGATCCGCACGTCCTCTTTGTGAAGTTCTGGGGTTTCTTTATAGAGCATTTCCTCGAGCATGGACATGAGGTAATCGACTTCATCCTTGGGCCGCTGCCAGTTCTCAGTGCTGAATGTGAAAAGCGTGACGTACTTGACGCCAAGGTCCGGAGAGGTATTTACCATGTCCCGGATCGATTCGGCGCCCTGCCGGTGCCCGAACACCCGCGGTAATCCGCGTTTTTTGGCCCACCGGCCGCTTCCGTCCATGATGATCGCGACATGCAGACCTTCGATCATAGCGTATTATATGATATAAACCCCTGATGTCAAGGACAGCCCGTTTGCCTGGTCAGACGCGGCATGCCCGGACGCGCACCAGGTTCATGGGCGCGTGCTCGACCGGCGTGTAAACGCGGTCTGAGGTCAAAACGCAATTTTTATCAAGGACGGTCGCGCGAGCGCGCTTCAATTCATCGTCGATATCGGGGGATTTGAAAAGGACGATCAGACCGTCATGGCCGATCATGGAGGCGGCGGTCTTCACCAGGAAGGACACGGTGCCGGCGGCCCGAGCCAGAACGACGTCGAATGAACGGTGCGCTTGCCTCTCGGCTCGATCATTGACGACCTCAATATTCGGCAATTTAAGCTCGCCGACCAAATTTTTTAAAAATTGCGCTTTTTTTCCGACCGATTCGAACATCGTACATTGGATCTCGGGGATCATGATCTTGAGCGGGATCGACGGGAAACCCGCGCCCGCGCCGATATCCGCGAACGAACGCTTGCCCGCCAGGTCAGGCAGCGCGAGCAGCGATGGCAAAAAATGCTTCAACGCGATCCGGTGATAATCAGCATGGGATATCAGGTGTACCTTGTTGCGGTACCGGTACAACATTTCGAGGTAGCGCTTAAAGCATGCCTCTTGCCCGGCCGTGCAGGTCAGCGCCAGCTCGGCGAGACCTTGATGCATGATATCCAGTTCCGGCCCGGGATCCATCAGGACTTAATGATGTTCCATACCCGGTCCATCTCTTTAAGCTGTACGTCCTGAAGCTTTTTGCCGTTTTTTTCGATGGTTGTTTTCATGATCCGGAAACGCTTTACGAATTTTTTATTGGCGTGGCGCAATGCATCCTCGGGATCAACACCAAGGTGACGGCAGAGATTGACGCAGGAAAAAAGCAGGTCCCCGGACTCCTCAAAGACCCGGGGCGCGCTCCTGGCGCTCTGGATCTCGCGCAGCTCTTCGTTGATCTTTTTCATGGGTCCCCGGCGCGAGTTCCAGTCAAATCCGATCTTGGCCGCGCGTTCCTGGATGATCCGGGCCGCCAGCAGGGCGGGAAGGGTCTTCGCGATCCCGCGGTGGATATCCTTCTTACTGCTCTGCCAGAACTTCAGCACCGCGTCCGGGGTTCGGAGTTTTTGACCGCGGAAAACGTGTGGGTGTTTCTGCCGGTATTTACGGACCGTTGCCGCCACGAGCTTTTCAAAAGGTATCTTCCTTTCTTGTTCGAACACGACAGCCAGGAATACCCCGAGCAGGAGGATGTCGCCGATCTCCTCCTGGATCATGGGGGCCTGCCGGGCCTCGATCGCGTCGACCAGTTCATAAGCTTCTTCGATCACGTTGTTTTTTAGGCTACGCAGGGTCTGACGGCGGTCCCACGGACACTTCCGGCGCAGTGTCCGCACGAGTTTAATGAGTTCAGTAAATGACAGGCTCTTCTCCAGCTTCCGCGGCGTCATCATCCGCTGTGCTTTTCATGGTTTTTTCGTTCTGAAAATCAGTGTAGAAATCCTCTTCAAAATTCAAACAGCAGAGCAGTTTGCCGCAGATGCCGGAAAGCTTGCTTGGTGATACATACAGCTTTTGTTCCCGCGCCATGCGCAGGGAGATCGATTTGAGATCAGCGAGAAAAGTCGCGCAGCAGAGATTCCGGCCGCAGACGCCGACGCCGCCGAAGATCCTGGTGAAATCGCGCGAGCCGATCTGTTTTATGACCACCCGCTTGTTTAACTTTTGTGATATGAAACGGTGGAGCTTTCGGAATTCCACCTTTTTCTCAGCCGTGAAGTAGAACACCAGGCGTTCTTCATCGAACTGGCAATGGGTATACACCGGTTTCATGAAGATACTGAACTCCTGGATCGCCCGCTTGAGCTCGATCATGCAGAACTCTTCGTATTCCCTCAGTTCCTCGCTCTTTTCCGCGTCCTCGGCCGTGGCGCTCCTGATGATCTCGCCGTAACAGGTCTCTTCCTCGGTCAGGCACGGCAGGAATCTGACGACCCGTCCGGTATCGATCCCTTCCTTGCTTTTGAAGATGACCCGTTCGCCGGATCGGCAATTAACATCCCATTTTACGAGTTCAAGCCGGAATGGAGTTATTTCAACCTGGTAGATCACGTCGGCGCCCCGTCAACTGCTGCGGTCCATTACCGTTTTATGAGGTATACCTTCTCCCCTTTTTTGATCATGCCCAGTTCATCCCGCGCTTTTGTCTCCAGCAGTACGCCCTTGCGGTAATCATCAATACGCTGCTGCGTCGCCTGGTTCTCGGCACGGATCACGAGGATGTTCTTCTGCAACCGGTGTTCTTCGTTCAGGGCGGAAATGAAACGGACCGCTCGCCGGGAAAAATAGATCATGGGTATGATGATGATCGCGAGCACCAAAAGCCATCGCATCTTTTTCCGCGAGCGCTTGAAAGCCACGTTAAGTTGCCTTGGCCGAGTAACTGTGGTAATGGTAATAACGGTGGCGGTACCGGCGGTAACCCATGTCCAGACCGTTGAAAACGAACCCCACGAGCTTTTCTCCAGCCCGTTCCAGTTCTTCCTTGACCTCGATGAGATCGTCGCGGTTCGTCTTGTTCGCCATGACCACTACCACGATCCCGTCGCATATCTTGCCCAGCACCCGGGCATCGGCGATCCCCAGAGCCGGAGGGGCATCGATCAGAACGAAGTCATATTCATTGCGCAGCTCTTCCAGGATCTTGTGCATTTTGACCGATCCCAGAAGCTCAGCCGGATTGGTGGGTATCGTGCCGCTGGTCATGAAAAATAGTTCGCCGAAACTGTTCTTGACGATCGCTTCTTTCAGTTTCAGCTTATCGATCAGAACGTCGGACAAACCGTGCTGGTTGTCCATTACAAAATCCTTGAAATACACGTGGAACATCGGCCTTCGGAAATCGCAATCCAGCATGATCGTGCGGTGCCCCTGCTGCGCCAAGGTGATACCAAGATTGATACAGGTCGTGGTCTTGCCTTCCTGGGGCAGCGTGGAAGTAACCAGGATCACTTTTATAGGACGCGCGGCCGCGCTGAATGAAAGGTTGGTGCGCAATATCCGATACGCCTCGGCGATATCCGAATGCGGTTCCCGGATCGTCGGGATCTGCGTGGTGCTCTTATCCCGCACCACGGGGATGGAAGCCAGCACCGATATCCCGGTGAGGTCCTCGACCTCCCGGGCGCTCTTGAGGGAAGTATCAAGATATTCGATCAGGAACGCACCGCCCAGCCCCAGGATCAGGCCGAGCAAGAATCCGAGCAGGCTGTTCTGCTTGGTCTTGGGACCGACCGGATATTCAGGCGTGATCGCATAATCGATAATTCGCGCCTGGCTTATCTGCATGGCCTCCGCGATCTTTGATTCTTCAAGCTTGCCCAGCAGCATGGTGTAAATCTCTTCGTTCGCTTTCTTCTGCCGTTCCAGCTGGGCGAGATTAACCTCGGCTTCGGGAAGCTGTTTCAACCGGTGGTTCTGGCGGGTCATGATCAAATCCAGCGCGCCGATACGACTCTGCATCGTGATCACCCGGATCTCATCGGTAATGATATTGCTGATGATCGACT comes from bacterium and encodes:
- the ricT gene encoding regulatory iron-sulfur-containing complex subunit RicT, coding for MIYQVEITPFRLELVKWDVNCRSGERVIFKSKEGIDTGRVVRFLPCLTEEETCYGEIIRSATAEDAEKSEELREYEEFCMIELKRAIQEFSIFMKPVYTHCQFDEERLVFYFTAEKKVEFRKLHRFISQKLNKRVVIKQIGSRDFTRIFGGVGVCGRNLCCATFLADLKSISLRMAREQKLYVSPSKLSGICGKLLCCLNFEEDFYTDFQNEKTMKSTADDDAAEAGEEPVIY
- a CDS encoding septum formation initiator family protein, whose protein sequence is MRWLLVLAIIIIPMIYFSRRAVRFISALNEEHRLQKNILVIRAENQATQQRIDDYRKGVLLETKARDELGMIKKGEKVYLIKR
- the mazG gene encoding nucleoside triphosphate pyrophosphohydrolase, which encodes MMTPRKLEKSLSFTELIKLVRTLRRKCPWDRRQTLRSLKNNVIEEAYELVDAIEARQAPMIQEEIGDILLLGVFLAVVFEQERKIPFEKLVAATVRKYRQKHPHVFRGQKLRTPDAVLKFWQSSKKDIHRGIAKTLPALLAARIIQERAAKIGFDWNSRRGPMKKINEELREIQSARSAPRVFEESGDLLFSCVNLCRHLGVDPEDALRHANKKFVKRFRIMKTTIEKNGKKLQDVQLKEMDRVWNIIKS
- the uppS gene encoding polyprenyl diphosphate synthase → MIEGLHVAIIMDGSGRWAKKRGLPRVFGHRQGAESIRDMVNTSPDLGVKYVTLFTFSTENWQRPKDEVDYLMSMLEEMLYKETPELHKEDVRINAIGRIGDLYEPARKALGKALETTKNNSGLVLTFCLSYGGRGEIVDAVKKVILKDRTNRIDLDAFGEEDLGGFLYDPALPALDLLIRTGADNRTRISNFLLWEIAYAELYFTKTLWPDFRKKEYAKAIDDFRTRERLFGKIK
- the rsmG gene encoding 16S rRNA (guanine(527)-N(7))-methyltransferase RsmG gives rise to the protein MDPGPELDIMHQGLAELALTCTAGQEACFKRYLEMLYRYRNKVHLISHADYHRIALKHFLPSLLALPDLAGKRSFADIGAGAGFPSIPLKIMIPEIQCTMFESVGKKAQFLKNLVGELKLPNIEVVNDRAERQAHRSFDVVLARAAGTVSFLVKTAASMIGHDGLIVLFKSPDIDDELKRARATVLDKNCVLTSDRVYTPVEHAPMNLVRVRACRV